AGAGGTGCAGCTTCGACGATTAATGGAGCGCAATCAATTATCAAAAGAAGATGCGCTAGCACGCATGCATTCGCAGTTACCGATGTCTGTGAAAGAAAAAAGTGCACATGCTGTCATTTATAACAATGAAAATTTACAGCAAACAGAAGAGCAGTTAATTAAGATTCTTACTCATTGGGGCGTACTTTAGAAAAGTGCGGGGATAATAGTACTGTCAAAGGCATCAAGAAGTTTACTCTTGATGTCTCTTTTTATTTTTTTAGTCTTTTTAGAATTGAAATGTCATTCAAATACCCAATTGAACATCCTATTTGATCAAATCCCCTTTATAAAGATGTTTTTCATATCTGAATAATCGTTTTTTTAAGTTAGCAAAACACGATTTACGTTGTTTAGTTGATTGGAGCGGAGGGCAGGCGACTCCTGCGGGAACGCACAAAACGTAAGACGCAACAGACCGCGCGTAGCGAGGGTTGCGGCTTACGGTGTGCCCGCGGAAAGCGCCTGCCCAGAGCGGAAATCAACGGTAATAGCCAAATGCATTCTTTTGCGCAGCGATAATTGCTGCGCATTTTTTTGCTTTTATGCGAAATAATAAGGATGAAGTACTGAATTTTTTCATTTCTACAAAGGTTCTATTTTTCAGAAAATAAGAACTTTTTTATTATGGATATATAATGTTCATCTTTTTTAAAATTGTGTTATACTAATTAGCATAAAGCATCATAAAGTATATAATGAATATGAGTATGCACTCACAGGAGGATTTTATAATGACAGTCTCAGTTGCTATTAACGGTTTCGGACGTATCGGACGTATGGTATTCCGCCAAGCGATCGTACAGGAAGGTTTAAATATTGTTGCAATTAATGCAAGCTACCCAGCAGAAACGTTAGCACATTTGATTAAGTATGACACAAATCACGGAACATTCGAAGGTACGATTGAACCAGCGGGCGATGCTTTAATTGTAAATGGTAAACATGTCCAAATTATTAGCGAACGTGATCCATTAAAATTACCATGGGCTACAATGGGTGTAGATATTGTAATTGAAGCAACTGGTAAATTCAATGATCGTGAGAAAGCAGCTATGCATCTTGAAGCAGGCGCAAAAAAAGTTATCTTAACAGCACCAGGTAAAAACGAGGATGTTACAATTGTTTTAGGTGTAAACGATGAAAAGCTTGATGTTGAAAAACATGACGTAATTTCAAATGCTTCTTGTACAACAAACTGCTTAGCACCAGTAGCAAAAGTGTTAAATGATACATTTGGTATCGAAAGCGGTTTAATGACAACAGTTCACGCATATACAAATGACCAAAAAAACTTAGATAATCCACATAAAGATTTACGTCGTGCGCGCGGTTGTGCACAATCTATTATTCCAACTTCAACAGGTGCTGCAAAAGCATTAAAATTAGTGTTACCTGAATTGGAAGGTAAAATTCACGGTATGGCACTTCGTGTTCCAACACCAAATGTATCATTAGTAGACCTTGTTGTAGATTTAAATACTGATGTTACAGTAGATTCTGTCAATGCTGCATTTGTGAAAGCTGCAACTGAGGGGCCAATGAAAGGCATTTTAAACTTCTCAATCGAGCCGCTTGTATCTATTGATTACAACACAACAACTTTCTCATCAACAGTTGATGGACTTTCCACAATGGTAATGGGAAATCGTAAAGTGAAAGTACTTGCTTGGTACGACAACGAGTGGGGCTATTCTGCACGTGTTGTAGACCTAGTGAAAAAAGTTGCAAAAGCATTAGAAACAGTTAGCGCTTAATGAAGTCTTAGCACATTGAAATCTTAATGGTTTCAATGTGCTTTTTTTTATAAGCATACTATTTGACTCTAAAGTGTAAAAATCCACTGCGCTTTTCGAGGGCACGATGTAAGTCGCCATCTGCTGCTGCTTATATTGCGTGCGTTCCGACAGTAGTGTGCATGAACTTTTTATTTGGGAACGAATTAGCAATTGCAAAAGCATTTTTTTGTTGTTTTCGTCTTATTCAAGACGCTTCTAGTACATTGTTTGCTAAAAAGAAAATGAGGGAAAATGTACACTGTTCTAGGTCTGAAAGCATCTGCCATACTCCGGTTGGATGAATGAGCTTTTCTTACTTGTAGGAAATTTGTTATAATATAAATATCAAATTGTTGTGGAATCAGGAGAGTAAAAATATGAGATGTCCTTCTTGCCAATTTAACGGAACACGTGTAGTGGATTCGAGGCCAGTAGATGATAATAAAGAAATACGTAGACGTCGTGAATGTGAGTCGTGTGGCTTTCGTTTTACAACGTTTGAAAAAATTGAAGAGACACCGTTAGTCGTTGTGAAAAAAGAAGGCTCACGGGAAGAATTTAGCCGCGAGAAGGTTTTGCGCGGTCTTATTCGTGCTTGTGAGAAACGTCCTGTCGCTCTAGATGTATTAGAGGCACTGGTAATGTCTATTGAAAAAGACCTTCGACGTATTGGAAATGCTGAAGTACGATCAGAGGATGTTGGAGAAATGGTGATGGACCGCTTAGCAAAAATCGATGAAGTTGCCTATGTTCGTTTTGCTTCGGTTTATCGCCAGTTTAAGGATATCAATGTTTTTATCGAGGAAATAAAAGAAATTATTCAACGTCAAACAGAGCAAAAATCATAGGAAAAACAGAGAGGGTGAATGACGTTGATTCATTTGTATAAAGAATTGCAACCAGCAGATACTTTTGACATTCGTCTACCTCATGCGCTTTCCACGATGGAACGTCAATTAGTAACGTTATTTTATCAACCACTAACTGGTGCTGAACCAATTAGTCTTTATTTAACGTTA
The genomic region above belongs to Lysinibacillus sp. FSL W8-0992 and contains:
- a CDS encoding glyceraldehyde-3-phosphate dehydrogenase; translated protein: MTVSVAINGFGRIGRMVFRQAIVQEGLNIVAINASYPAETLAHLIKYDTNHGTFEGTIEPAGDALIVNGKHVQIISERDPLKLPWATMGVDIVIEATGKFNDREKAAMHLEAGAKKVILTAPGKNEDVTIVLGVNDEKLDVEKHDVISNASCTTNCLAPVAKVLNDTFGIESGLMTTVHAYTNDQKNLDNPHKDLRRARGCAQSIIPTSTGAAKALKLVLPELEGKIHGMALRVPTPNVSLVDLVVDLNTDVTVDSVNAAFVKAATEGPMKGILNFSIEPLVSIDYNTTTFSSTVDGLSTMVMGNRKVKVLAWYDNEWGYSARVVDLVKKVAKALETVSA
- the nrdR gene encoding transcriptional regulator NrdR — its product is MRCPSCQFNGTRVVDSRPVDDNKEIRRRRECESCGFRFTTFEKIEETPLVVVKKEGSREEFSREKVLRGLIRACEKRPVALDVLEALVMSIEKDLRRIGNAEVRSEDVGEMVMDRLAKIDEVAYVRFASVYRQFKDINVFIEEIKEIIQRQTEQKS